One Actinomadura viridis genomic region harbors:
- a CDS encoding ABC transporter ATP-binding protein, protein MSDAIRISQLTKSFGDVRALDRLDLTVRTGEVHGFLGPNGAGKSTTIRVLLGLLRRDSGEVRLLGGDPWRDAVALHRHLAYVPGDVNLWGDLSGGEAIDLFGSLRGGLDRGRRDALVERFRLDPAKKCRTYSKGNRQKVALVAAFASDVELYVLDEPTSGLDPLMEAVFQDCVAEAKRAGRSVLLSSHILAEVERLCDRVSIIREGRTVESGTLDELRHLTRTTITVETERPPTGLEEITGVHGLSADGNTASFEVESGALAEVHRHLAGLGVRALTSNPPTLEELFMRHYGDRPSGDESGQDAGSRVEAAR, encoded by the coding sequence ATGAGCGACGCGATCCGCATTTCCCAACTGACCAAGAGCTTCGGCGACGTCCGGGCGCTCGACCGGCTGGACCTGACCGTCCGGACCGGCGAGGTGCACGGGTTCCTCGGGCCCAACGGCGCCGGCAAGTCCACCACCATCCGGGTCCTGCTCGGGCTGCTGCGCCGCGACTCCGGCGAGGTGCGCCTGCTCGGCGGCGACCCCTGGCGCGACGCCGTGGCGCTGCACCGCCACCTCGCCTACGTCCCCGGCGACGTCAACCTGTGGGGCGACCTGTCCGGAGGTGAGGCGATCGACCTGTTCGGGTCCCTGCGCGGCGGGCTCGACCGCGGCAGGCGCGACGCGCTGGTCGAACGCTTCCGGCTCGACCCGGCCAAGAAGTGCCGCACCTACTCCAAGGGCAACCGGCAGAAGGTCGCGCTGGTCGCGGCCTTCGCCTCCGACGTGGAGCTGTACGTCCTCGACGAGCCGACCTCCGGGCTCGACCCGCTGATGGAGGCGGTCTTCCAGGACTGCGTCGCCGAGGCCAAGCGGGCCGGGCGCAGCGTCCTGCTCTCCAGCCACATCCTCGCCGAGGTCGAACGGCTCTGCGACCGGGTGTCGATCATCCGCGAGGGCCGGACGGTGGAGTCGGGCACGCTGGACGAGCTGCGCCACCTGACCCGCACCACGATCACCGTGGAGACCGAGCGGCCCCCCACCGGGCTGGAAGAGATCACCGGCGTGCACGGGCTGAGCGCGGACGGGAACACGGCGAGCTTCGAGGTCGAGTCCGGCGCGCTCGCGGAGGTGCACCGGCACCTGGCCGGGCTCGGGGTCCGCGCGCTCACCAGCAACCCGCCCACCCTGGAGGAACTGTTCATGCGGCACTACGGCGACCGGCCCTCCGGCGACGAGTCCGGGCAGGACGCCGGGAGCCGGGTGGAGGCCGCCCGATGA
- a CDS encoding TetR family transcriptional regulator, protein MDDKKSADTRARILRTALDLFAERGYTNTSMQEIATRLEITKPTVFYHFPSKAILLATLCEPLTEDLEEVIVAAEAEEDLARARRDLIEGTLDVYIRHRRVLRLLLHDLTLLSHDHSFRRLVALVQRSHKVFSGPEEDVTVRIRGVQIFAMLSDPVMFFDDLPVERLRAEILAGVWALIDGVEAQFGRAAPAPAPARPARRRAGRPSVMDAAKAARAREMYATGAHSVGDIAARLGVSRATVYRHLDDDAPS, encoded by the coding sequence GTGGACGACAAGAAGTCCGCGGACACCCGGGCGCGGATCCTGAGGACAGCGCTGGACCTGTTCGCCGAGCGCGGTTACACGAACACCTCGATGCAGGAGATCGCCACCCGGCTGGAGATCACCAAGCCCACGGTCTTCTACCACTTCCCCTCCAAGGCCATCCTGCTGGCGACGCTGTGCGAGCCGCTCACGGAGGACCTGGAGGAGGTGATCGTCGCGGCCGAGGCCGAGGAGGACCTGGCCCGGGCGCGCCGGGACCTGATCGAGGGCACCCTCGACGTCTACATCCGGCACCGCAGGGTGCTGCGCCTGCTCTTGCACGACCTCACGCTGCTGTCGCACGACCACTCGTTCCGCCGGCTGGTCGCCCTCGTCCAGCGCAGCCACAAGGTGTTCTCGGGTCCGGAGGAGGACGTGACCGTCCGCATCCGGGGGGTGCAGATCTTCGCGATGCTGAGCGATCCGGTGATGTTCTTCGACGACCTGCCGGTCGAACGGCTCCGCGCGGAGATCCTGGCCGGCGTGTGGGCGCTGATCGACGGGGTGGAGGCGCAGTTCGGCAGGGCCGCCCCGGCACCCGCTCCCGCGCGCCCGGCACGCCGCCGCGCTGGGCGTCCCAGCGTCATGGACGCCGCCAAGGCGGCGCGGGCCCGGGAGATGTACGCGACCGGCGCCCACAGCGTCGGCGACATCGCCGCCCGGCTGGGCGTGTCGCGCGCCACCGTCTACCGCCACCTCGACGACGACGCCCCGTCCTGA